A single region of the Nocardioides aquaticus genome encodes:
- a CDS encoding TspO/MBR family protein — protein sequence MATFAWVAVVLLYAALSSVWTAHDPGWYARLLKPSLQPPDVVFAVVWPLNFLALLGVGVWFTRSAAAAAVWPATLVLAGSAVAALAWAWLFYVPHRIGAATVALAVAAALTWVLVALVIRSLPWAGVALVPYAVWLSVATALSVQYSRLN from the coding sequence CGCGTGGGTTGCGGTGGTGCTGTTGTACGCCGCCCTGTCGAGCGTCTGGACGGCGCACGACCCGGGCTGGTACGCCCGGCTCTTGAAGCCGTCGCTCCAGCCCCCTGACGTGGTCTTCGCGGTCGTGTGGCCGCTCAACTTCCTGGCGCTGCTGGGGGTGGGCGTGTGGTTCACCCGCTCCGCTGCGGCGGCTGCGGTATGGCCCGCGACGCTCGTGCTTGCGGGCTCCGCGGTCGCGGCGCTGGCCTGGGCGTGGCTCTTCTATGTTCCACACCGGATCGGCGCCGCTACGGTCGCGCTCGCCGTGGCGGCGGCCCTCACCTGGGTGCTGGTGGCGCTCGTCATTCGCTCGCTGCCCTGGGCGGGTGTGGCCCTGGTGCCGTACGCCGTGTGGCTCAGCGTTGCCACCGCCCTGTCTGTGCAGTACTCCCGGCTCAACTGA
- a CDS encoding ArsR/SmtB family transcription factor: MDIFGALADPIRRELMRHLAAGPARVVDLAAQHPISRPAVSKHLRLLTEAGITEVEERGRERHYRLRPASLAPLRELLAELQATPFSEADLDGLDLEVRRTSRERRTSALTISAPHSTEELA, from the coding sequence GTGGACATCTTCGGCGCCCTCGCGGATCCGATCCGCCGCGAACTGATGCGACACCTCGCCGCCGGCCCGGCACGGGTGGTGGACCTCGCCGCGCAGCACCCGATTAGCCGTCCAGCCGTGAGCAAGCACCTTCGCCTGCTGACCGAGGCCGGCATCACCGAGGTTGAGGAGCGTGGGCGGGAGCGGCACTACCGGCTGCGCCCCGCGTCACTGGCGCCCCTGCGCGAGTTGCTCGCCGAACTGCAGGCAACCCCTTTCTCCGAGGCCGATCTCGACGGACTCGACCTCGAGGTGCGGCGCACGTCGCGCGAGCGGCGCACCAGCGCCTTGACCATCTCGGCACCACACTCGACCGAGGAGCTGGCATGA
- a CDS encoding GNAT family N-acetyltransferase: MLELVSPDAALHAAWLESHREWGSGQHEDGFGVGPADDVETPQGFATWVDELLSRPAHVWWIVDDHRVVGGITLRAFTNDSVQRLGHVGYGVQPSARGRGIAAWALGQVVEVAWTTGMQQVLLVCSDSNVASIRTIERCGGVLEVAVQDAHGRERRYWMVRRTP; the protein is encoded by the coding sequence GTGCTGGAACTCGTGTCGCCGGACGCGGCTCTTCACGCAGCCTGGTTGGAGTCACACCGCGAGTGGGGGTCAGGCCAGCACGAAGACGGCTTCGGCGTGGGCCCCGCTGACGACGTCGAGACCCCGCAGGGCTTCGCGACATGGGTGGACGAGCTGCTGTCCCGACCGGCTCACGTGTGGTGGATCGTCGACGATCACCGCGTTGTCGGTGGCATCACCCTCCGCGCATTCACCAACGACTCGGTGCAGCGCCTTGGCCATGTCGGGTACGGCGTGCAGCCATCGGCTCGCGGCCGAGGAATCGCTGCCTGGGCGCTCGGTCAGGTCGTCGAAGTCGCCTGGACCACTGGCATGCAGCAGGTCTTACTTGTATGCAGCGACTCGAACGTCGCATCCATCAGAACAATCGAGAGATGCGGCGGAGTGCTCGAAGTGGCAGTGCAGGATGCACACGGGCGCGAACGGCGCTATTGGATGGTCCGCAGGACCCCTTGA